The Megalobrama amblycephala isolate DHTTF-2021 linkage group LG13, ASM1881202v1, whole genome shotgun sequence genome contains a region encoding:
- the LOC125244010 gene encoding 1-phosphatidylinositol phosphodiesterase-like, which produces MYCFILCYPQTIEKMAVPVKILCILMLLLHKSSQQEVFNDKETLNPPANYKIGWMETLDDEKLISKITIPGTHESLALHGGPLAECQSWSLENQLKAGIRYFDLRVSGFELIVMHGPIYQHTTLSEVLITIRKFLSEFTTETVLVRVKPIFPMKGKVQNLVENEIKNAKDIWVKPSVPRIGEVRGKIVFVQKNSFKLGIILSETDKKGDYKVTNVKVKEEKIKKHLEEAANQCRTGSALSLSYSSGTSLGTYMLIWILPNGLAKQINPCLYDHLEKEFKNNSKPCFGIIAMDFPGLDLIQTVIKFNT; this is translated from the exons atgtattgttttattctgTGCTATCCTCAGACCATTGAGAAGATGGCAGTTCCTGTGAAAATTCTGTGTATCCTGATGCTGCT ACTGCACAAGAGTAGTCAACAAGAAGTGTTTAATGATAAGGAAACTCTCAATCCCCCTGCAAATTACAAAATTGGCTGGATGGAAACTCTGGATGATGAAAAGTTAATTTCTAAAATCACCATTCCTGGTACCCATGAGTCCTTGGCCCTTCATGGAGGACCACTAGCTGAATGTCAGTCATGGTCACTAGAGAACCAGCTAAAGGCCGGGATACGATACTTCGACTTGAGAGTGTCTGGCTTTGAATTAATAGTTATGCATGGACCGATTTACCAACATACAACATTGTCAGAAGTTCTCATCAcaatcaggaaatttttatctGAATTCACAACTGAGACAGTGCTTGTCAGAGTTAAGCCTATTTTTCCAATGAAGGGAAAAGTTCAGAATTTAGTTGAAAACGAAATAAAAAATGCTAAAGATATCTGGGTTAAGCCGTCAGTTCCGAGGATTGGTGAAGTAAGAGGAAAGATTGTTTTTGTTCAGAAAAACAGCTTCAAGCTGGGCATTATTCTTTCTGAAACTGACAAAAAAGGAGACTATAAAGTAACTAATGTTAAAGTCAAAGAGGAAAAGATTAAAAAGCATCTGGAAGAAGCTGCCAATCAGTGTAGAACAGGTTCTGCTCTGAGTCTGAGCTACTCGAGTGGCACGAGCTTAGGTACATATATGTTGATTTGGATTTTGCCAAATGGATTGGCAAAGCAAATCAATCCTTGCTTGTATGATCATCTTGAAAaggaatttaaaaataattccaAACCTTGTTTTGGGATCATAGCCATGGACTTTCCAGGTTTGGACTTGATTCAAACAGTCATCAAATTCAATACCTAA